taagaATGTATACAATATAAACTTATGTATGAATTTTTTAATAAGGATACCGTAACATGGTGAATAGGTTTGTGTGTCGCTAGAgttatcaaagctgtactagtcagcgccacccatactaagttggttcgcTGCGAGCAATCACtcgaaaatctcccgccatcatcaatctgcagttagcaaatatatatatatatatatatatatatatatatatatatatatatatatatatatatatatatatatatatatatatatattatatatatatatatatatattatatatataatttatatgtgtgtatttatatatatatatatatatatatatttatatatatgtatatatttatacatatatatacatatatatacacatatacatatatacatatacatatatacatatatacatatatatgtacatatatatatccatctatatatatatatatatattatatatgtatatatatatgtatatatatatatatatgtatatatatatatatatatatatatatatatatatatatgtatatatatatgtatatatatatatgtatatatatatgtatatatttatatgtatatatatatatgtatatatatatatatatatatatgtatatatgtatgtatatatatatatgtatatatatatatatatatatatatatatatatatatatatatatatgtatatatatgtgtatatatatatgtatatatatgtgtatatatatatatgtatatatatatgtatatgtatatatatgtatatatatatatgtgtatatatattagccAGGGGGAAATAATAGCAACGATGACAACTATAATGATAACGAGGATGACTAGGATAACGATGATGATATcaataacgatgataatgataatgatgataatgacaataacgaTAAGAATGACGACATCAATGACGATCACGACAACGATAACGATGATAAAGACAATAACGATAACAATGATGACAACAAAAATGATAACAATCATGATAACAATATTGAGGATGACGACAATAACGAGGATGACGACGATAACAATGATGACAACGATAACTATAAggatgataacgataacgatgatGGCAACAATATTGAGGATGACAACGATAATGATTATGGCATTGATAACGAGGATGTCGGCATTaacgatgatgacaatgataacaatgatgactacgataacaataatgataatagcgataacaataatgatgataacaataacgatGATGACAACGATAACGATGAtgccaatgatgataatgatgccaACGATAACGATGATGACaacgataacaataatgataacaacagtaACAATGATGACAACGATAACGAGGATGACAATGATAACAATGATgccaacgataacgataatgataacgataacaaagatgacaacaataacaataacgatgatGAAAATGATACTGATCACGATAATGACAACTATAACAATacagatgataataacaataacaataaagataacaatgataattataactctattgataatgataaggaaaacgcgtagaataatgatgataatgataatgacaacgatgatgataataaataatgaatgttaAAAAACACTCTAAATCCATCCCAAACTTTCCTTCCAGTTCCGAGCACCAAATGGAAACGACTTCCGGAGCGGTTTCGACATTTATCTGTATTTGATCATTTATGTGGGGAGGGAGGAAGTGTGTCAGATTATGCCCTTATCTGAAAAGTCCTTGGGGCCTCTTTTTAAAGCTGTTAGATAGGGAAGTGAAATAGAGCCTCGGTATGAATATTGTTTTTACGTGTGGATGAGTCAAATATATATGTTTGGTTAATGACAAAGGTTGCTTCATTGGCATTAATTTTATAAGACACTTTGTTCTACAAGCTGAATTGGTTGGTTTTGTGAATAGGGAGTTAGTTTAAGTAAACTATTTTCGGTAAATAAAAGTTGAAGCTGGATTTTGTCATTTGTCAAATAGGaaattttataaagataaaatcaataGACATGTTGGATTAACTGCCAGTAAGGCGACATATGACTTAAGACAGCAGTGAGAAGTTCGGTAGAAATTAACGAATGATATTGATAtcataggcactagaagagttcaaagacccaggcctacatggctgaggactatgaagcgcgtagtgggaaaagatgaatggagaagtattgaattagaagctcaagatggagacgactggcgaaatctaacagttcctttgcgtcaatatgatgatgatgatttgatatcAAAAGGATAATATATTCCTGACATCGTACTCAAAGTCAGGCGAGAGTACTGATGCCGTGAAATCTAATTATTGACTTTTTTTTAGGCTCCAACGTTCTAGACGTAGGTCAGGTGCCTATACGttgctactgtaccaaccgtgtgtcacacgatcgtacatagttcattttgtgtatatattatgcttgtatcttcgctcttccctcgcactaaaaagaacctgaataaacatgcctctttttctcaccggtaacggtatcggttttgaacatgaaatttcctgttgcattgagcttttgtatataaaagagagttcTATaatactcactcagttgctttcatcctgtctttgagtcacaaccttctctcggcccgtcacgctACCATGTCTATGGGCTTTGTAAAGTTCATTGGAATTATTAAGGTTTATTACCAATCAATCTTAGAGCATTCAGGCCACCATTAGGGAACTCTCGTTTgataatttgaaattttcataCACTAAGTCGAGGGACAGTCCAGGGTCCGGTGATCACTTtctagtgcaatatatatatatatatatgtgtgtgtgtgtgtgtgtgtgtgtgtgtgtgtgtgtgtatatatatatgtgtgtgtatatatatatatatatatatatatatatatatatatatatatatatacacactgtgtatatatatgtaatatatatatatatatatatatatatatgtaatatatatatatatatgtgtgtgtatgtatataaatatatatatatatatatatatagagagagagagagagagagagagagagagagagagagagagagagagagagagagagagagagagagagattcacaaaaaATTTTACTATCCTCTCCCTACATTGCTTTTAGTCTGAGAGGCTGTGACCATTACAACGGCCGTATTAAGGCAAGCACCCTTTCCTCCCTAAGTCATCAGTATTATTAAGAATCTGCTTTATGAAGTCAACAGGAGTTGCATGCATTTCCTCATGCCATCAGAAAACGCATTTTCTTCTGGTCAATGTTTCGACACAAATGATGACACGATCTGGCAGCATGggtcttttcctgtttttttttttttttttaatactgtgtagtattaagctagGATGGcactgcccgggaagatctgaatgtaaaggacggtcagaattataaaaaatcttatgcaacttacaTAAAGAACTAGTTGAGATTTATATCTCTATCGGGAATAcaaaatttaatggaccgtaagtttctgtccaacaaattaaaaggagaatcagtagctgaagatcaATCGCTACTAGTTAGCTGGATTACATTTTTATCAAGAATGCATGTAAAAAGGGAAGATAACTTATTTCCATCATATTTTGCAGTTAACGCAGATTCTTATCTATGTAAGATCTCCAATTGAAGGCTTTTTATCTTAATGAATGACTTTAATTTATATTATCATTGCttgtttttcatttcataattgtTGCAGTGTTtcattcaggtatatatatatatatatatatatatatatatatatatatatatatatatatatatatatatataatatatatatatatatatactatatgtatatatactatatgtatatatatatatactatatgtatatatatgtatatatatatatatatatatatatatatatatacatatatatatgtctattatatatatatatatatatatatactatatgtatatatatatatatatatatatatatatatatatatatatatatatatatatatatatatatgtctattatatatatatatattatatatgtataatatataatatatatatatattatatatgtataatatatatatattatatatatattatatatatatatatatatatatatatatatatatatatattatatatatattatatatatgtatatatattatatatatatatattatatatgtatatatatatgtatgtatatatatcatatatatacatatagatattatatatatatatatatatatatatatatatatatatatatatatatatatatatatatatatgtatatatattatatatatgatatatatatatatatatatatatatatatatatatatatatatatatactatatatgtacatatatatacatatatatatactatatatacatatatatatatatatatatatataatgtatatatatgtatatatatacatatatatatatatatatatatatatatatatatatatactatatatatcatatatatgtatatttatatggatatatattatatatattatatatgtgtatatatatatatatatatatatatatatatatatatatatatattgtgtgtatatatgtatatatactgtatatgtatatattaaaacaaaTACAAAAGCTATAAAAATTCCTTCAAATACCTAATAATCTATAGATTTCTCCACAATGTAGactataaaaatcttaataaaaatttcaaattcctttttaatacaaatttcaaattctttcttgataaaaaatttcaaattctttCTCATTTCCCCGCAGATGTAAATGAAGCAACGTTCAAGAACCAGGAAGAACTATTACCACATTTCCCAACGCTCGCTGGTCGGTGACTCTCCTAAACCGAAGGTAAGTTGAAAATTATAGTAACTATAAAAACAGGTTATATTGAAGGACGCACTGTAAAAAAAAATGCCCTATATATTTCTCAATTCTatcttaattatatcaataattttatgAACTTTTGTGTTAGTGTTTGCCGGTTTTGTTTTTTAAGAtctttttatttcgtttatttttattttctttgatagtcATGAGGTCGTACGTGTTGTGAAATCCCAAGCGCTTGGCTCGCAAAGCTGTTTTATATTCGCGTTGAGATCGGGTTACTGAACGCAGCTTGGCTTCGTTCTCTCCATTTTAATGTACCGAAATAAAGAGATTTATAGCTTGGATCCATTTCATAGGCATGATATTGTCACAAATTTAAATTTCCAACTTAATAGATGTAAATCATGAAATTAAGAGAAAATGTTCAAtcaatcttatctaacttatttatTCATTGGTTTACCTATTTAAAATCATGAAATTGTTAAGAGAAAATGTTCAATCAATCATATTTAcaaatattatcatatttattaacttattcataTGTTTACCTATTTAACTGACGGGATAAACAATACACCGTCTTTTGAATAAATGACTTTGAAGAGCaatcattgaaaatattattacataTAGTCAACTTCTATGGTCTTGATCATTCGAATCTTAATTTTCTTAAAAGATTCTACATCAGTCTTTgctacatatatgaaaaaaattctacCATTTCCTGTAACTGCAGAGTAACATTGATACGTATAGATATAATACTAGAAATAACCAGAAATAACTACTTTCGTcagtacctcaaaaaaaaaaaaagaaaaaaaaaaactcttccttatatctatttgattttttctttcttttttccatgTTTTCAATTGAAAACGTATAGATGTAATATTAGATATAATCAGATATAACTGCTTTCGtcaatacctcaaaaaaaaaaaatctcttccttATAGCTgagtttgatttttatttattttttccttgttttcaaaGGACGTTTAGGAAACCTTTTTTTTCATCTCTAGGACTTCGAGGGTATAAGAGGGAATAGGAACTGTAGGACTTGAAGTTTTTAGTATAAAAAAATAGAGCATGGTTGCTGCTCTGGGGTCCACACCAGGCCACTATAAACTCCTGTACATTCAAATATGCTTAGTTTGAATTTGctgaaatgtttattattattattattattattattattagtattattattattattattattaataataataataataatttaatattaatattaatattaatattaatattgatattgatattgatactaatactactattattattattattattattattattattattattattataattattaatattattatcaatattaatattgatgttaataatattaatatcaatatcaatatcaatatcaatattattacctccgccaacgaagttgaaaggaggttgttttacccctgtttgtgtttttttttttttttttttttttgtgaacagcatcctggccacaagtttcatcgtagagtaatgaaacttacagggattaactgttaagtaaaaaaaaactggaaatgattgaattttggaaggtcaaggtcaaggtcaaaggtcaaggtcaaatgtcaagccaaatgtccaattaaTTTAAtgagccataactttggacatcgttgtcatggagacttcaaactttgttcatatttgagtgtataaaggtccacgccaattaacacgtattaaggtcaaaggtcaaggtcaaggttggccgaaaggtcgaaaaataagctgtcgcagcagaggtctgcgctctgagtACCTCTctggttatcattatcattatcattattattattattattattattattattattattatcagctataagctacaaccctagttgaaatagcaggatgctataagaccaggagctccaacggggtaaaatagccaagcgaggaaaggaaataaggaaataaactatatgagaagtaacgaacaattaaaataaaatatttttagatcagtaacaacattaaaaaagatctttcatacataaactataaaaagacttatgttagcctgttcaacataaaaacatttgtcacAGGcgtgaacttttgaacttctacatACGTCATCTCATCGCTACTACGCGAAGGACTCTTGCTCCGAGCACTTCGGTGTATTTCATGTGACAGAATGGTACAGTCATGACCGTGTCATTTTGTTGTTTCATTTGACTGCAAGGTAACTGTTATTACCTccacctctttatatatatatatatatatatatatatatatatatatatatatatatatatatatatatatatatatatatatatatatatatataaatatatatatatatataaatatatatatatatatatatatatatatatatatatatatatatatatatatatatatatatatatatatatatatatatatatatatatatatagaatatagtatatgtgtatgtaagtatatttaattttatatatgtatatatattatatattatatatatacaatatatatatatatgtatatatacatatatacatataaaaatatgtatgtatatatatatatatatatatatatatatatatatatatatatatatatatatatatattgataaattttgcacatttaggcgtgtttttcatattcaaataagccatatatttttttatacattgtctgggttctcttaacgacctccagaTCAGAGCCCAGatgaaaccactcaaagataacAGCTTATGGCCGGCTGGGAGtctaaccctggtccagaaaacttgtttGTACAGTGACATTCCACTTGGCCATGAACAAGCTACCCGGACCAAGGTTCGGCTCCCGGCCGGTTAGAGGcttttgtctttgtatgatttcgcctggggctctgatcccgaggtcgttaagagaatccatacattattgtatcaaaaatatatggcttatttgaatatatatatatatatatatatatatatatatatatatatatatatatatatatatatatacatatgtatatatatctatatatatacatatgtatatatatctatatatatacatatgtatatatatctatatatatacgtatatgtacatatatctgtatatatatatatatatatatatatatatatatatatatatatataaatatatatatatatacatatatgtatatatatctatatatacatatatgtatatatatctatatatacatatatatatatatatatatatatatatatatatatatatatacatatatgtatatatatatctatatatatatgtatatatatacatatatgtatatatatatatctatatatacatatatatatatatatatatatatatatatatatatatatatatatatatacatatacgtatatatatctatatatatacataagtatatatatctatatatatatatatacatatatgtatatatatctatatatatgtatatgtatctaaatatatatatatatatatatatatatatatatatatatttgtgtgtgtactgtatatatatatatatatatatatatatatatatatatatatatatatatatatgtatgtatatatatatatatatatatatatatatatgtgtgtgtgtgtactgtatatatatatatatatatatatatatatatatatatatatatatatatatatatatatatatatatatatatatatgcatattcagatacatatacaaatatatagatatatatatacat
This genomic stretch from Palaemon carinicauda isolate YSFRI2023 chromosome 21, ASM3689809v2, whole genome shotgun sequence harbors:
- the LOC137615532 gene encoding uncharacterized protein DDB_G0292186-like, coding for MHGLVWSLLLTEGPGGWQSVASTSPYLLTDNDDDINNDDNDNDDNDNNDKNDDINDDHDNDNDDKDNNDNNDDNKNDNNHDNNIEDDDNNEDDDDNNDDNDNYKDDNDNDDGNNIEDDNDNDYGIDNEDVGINDDDNDNNDDYDNNNDNSDNNNDDNNNDDDNDNDDANDDNDANDNDDDNDNNNDNNSNNDDNDNEDDNDNNDANDNDNDNDNKDDNNNNNDDENDTDHDNDNYNNTDDNNNNNKDNNDNYNSIDNDKENA